From a region of the Acomys russatus chromosome 4, mAcoRus1.1, whole genome shotgun sequence genome:
- the Snap23 gene encoding synaptosomal-associated protein 23 isoform X1 produces the protein MDNLSPEEIQLRANQVTDESLESTRRILGLAIESQDAGIKTITMLDEQGEQLNRIEEGMDQINKDMREAEKTLTELNKCCGLCVCPCNRFSSGGCFFETRTKNFESGKNYKATWGDGGDNSPSDVVSKQPGRIANGQPQQRTGAASGEYIKRITNDAREDEMEENLTQVGSILGNLKNMALDMGNEIDAQNQQIQRITEKADTNKDRIDVANTRAKKLIDS, from the exons ATGGATAATCTGTCACCTGAAGAAATTCAGCTAAGGGCTAACCAGGTTACTGATGAG TCTTTGGAAAGTACAAGAAGAATCCTGGGTTTAGCCATTGAG tcTCAGGATGCAGGAATCAAGACCATTACTATGCTGGACGAGCAAGGCG AGCAACTAAATCGCATAGAAGAAGGCATGgaccaaataaataaagacatgagagaggcagagaagacatTAACAGAACTCAACAAGTGCTGTGGCCTCTGCGTCTGCCCTTGTAATAG aTTCTCAAGTGGTGGTTGTTTCTTTGAAACCAG GACGAAGAACTTTGAGTCTGGAAAGAACTATAAGGCAACATGGGGAGATGGTGGCGACAACTCCCCTAGTGATGTGGTGTCTAAGCAACCAGGCCGAATAGCAAATGGTCAGCCTCAGCAACGCACAGGAGCAGCCAGCGGCGAATACATTAAACG TATAACAAATGATGCTAGAGAAGATGAGATGGAAGAAAACCTGACTCAAGTGGGCAGCATCCTAGGCAACCTAAAGAACATGGCTCTGGATATGGGAAATGAAATTGATGCTCAAAACCAGCAAATACAGAGGATCACAGAAaag gCGGACACCAACAAGGATCGTATTGACGTTGCCAATACAAGAGCAAAGAAACTCATTGACAGCTAA
- the Snap23 gene encoding synaptosomal-associated protein 23 isoform X2 — MDNLSPEEIQLRANQVTDESLESTRRILGLAIESQDAGIKTITMLDEQGEQLNRIEEGMDQINKDMREAEKTLTELNKCCGLCVCPCNRTKNFESGKNYKATWGDGGDNSPSDVVSKQPGRIANGQPQQRTGAASGEYIKRITNDAREDEMEENLTQVGSILGNLKNMALDMGNEIDAQNQQIQRITEKADTNKDRIDVANTRAKKLIDS, encoded by the exons ATGGATAATCTGTCACCTGAAGAAATTCAGCTAAGGGCTAACCAGGTTACTGATGAG TCTTTGGAAAGTACAAGAAGAATCCTGGGTTTAGCCATTGAG tcTCAGGATGCAGGAATCAAGACCATTACTATGCTGGACGAGCAAGGCG AGCAACTAAATCGCATAGAAGAAGGCATGgaccaaataaataaagacatgagagaggcagagaagacatTAACAGAACTCAACAAGTGCTGTGGCCTCTGCGTCTGCCCTTGTAATAG GACGAAGAACTTTGAGTCTGGAAAGAACTATAAGGCAACATGGGGAGATGGTGGCGACAACTCCCCTAGTGATGTGGTGTCTAAGCAACCAGGCCGAATAGCAAATGGTCAGCCTCAGCAACGCACAGGAGCAGCCAGCGGCGAATACATTAAACG TATAACAAATGATGCTAGAGAAGATGAGATGGAAGAAAACCTGACTCAAGTGGGCAGCATCCTAGGCAACCTAAAGAACATGGCTCTGGATATGGGAAATGAAATTGATGCTCAAAACCAGCAAATACAGAGGATCACAGAAaag gCGGACACCAACAAGGATCGTATTGACGTTGCCAATACAAGAGCAAAGAAACTCATTGACAGCTAA